The following proteins are encoded in a genomic region of Nicotiana sylvestris chromosome 4, ASM39365v2, whole genome shotgun sequence:
- the LOC104235194 gene encoding adenine phosphoribosyltransferase 1-like, with amino-acid sequence MESLTQKVALKFSKANFVPEKVTNRYFHRGNLVKLKSPTTTTITTITTTPTRNTPVSPPIFVSKRAAVPRAGEETELKTTRIRDPVSSADMASKDPILKDDRIARISSSIRVIPDFPKPGIMFQDITTLLLDTKAFKDTIDLFLERYKDKNISVVAGIEARGFIFGPPIALAIGAKFVPMRKPKKLPGEVISEEYSLEYGTDKIEMHVGAVQAGERALVVDDLIATGGTLAAAIRLLERVGVEVVECACLIELPELKGRDRLGDKPLFVLVSST; translated from the exons ATGGAGTCACTGACTCAAAAAGTTGCTCTCAAATTCTCTAAGGCCAATTTTGTCCCAGAAAAAGTTACTAACAGATATTTTCACAGGGGCAATTTGGTCAAACTAAAGTCACCTACCACCACCACTATCACCACCATAACCACCACTCCCACTAGAAATACCCCTGTTTCCCCCCCTATCTTTGTGTCCAAAAGAGCTGCCGTACCCAGAGCCGGTGAGGAAACCGAGCTGAAAACGACCCGGATCCGAGATCCAGTGAGCTCAGCAGATATGGCGTCTAAAGATCCGATTCTCAAAGACGATCGTATCGCTCGGATTTCTTCTTCTATTCGGGTCATCCCTGACTTTCCTAAACCCG GGATTATGTTTCAGGATATAACAACATTACTACTTGATACTAAGGCGTTTAAGGACACTATTGATTTGTTTCTTGAGAGATACAAGGACAAAAACATCAGTGTCGTTGCag GTATTGAAGCAAGAGGTTTTATATTTGGTCCTCCCATCGCATTGGCTATTGGGGCAAAATTTGTCCCCATGAGGAAACCCAAGAAGTTGCCGG GGGAGGTTATTTCAGAAGAGTATTCTTTGGAGTATGGAACAGACAAGATTGAGATGCATGTAGGTGCCGTGCAAGCCGGTGAACGTGCACTTGTGGTAGATGATCTTATCGCAACTGGAGGGACCCTAGCTGCTGCAATTAGGCTTCTAG AGCGTGTTGGAGTTGAGGTGGTCGAGTGTGCATGTCTTATTGAGTTGCCAGAATTGAAG GGCCGGGACAGGTTAGGTGATAAGCCACTATTTGTTCTTGTGAGCTCAACCTGA